The Camelus bactrianus isolate YW-2024 breed Bactrian camel chromosome 32, ASM4877302v1, whole genome shotgun sequence genome includes a region encoding these proteins:
- the THAP7 gene encoding THAP domain-containing protein 7 — protein sequence MPRHCSAAGCCTRDTRETRNRGISFHRLPKKDNPRRGLWLANCQRLDPSGQGLWDPASEYIYFCSKHFEENCFELVGISGYHRLKEGAVPTIFESFSKLRRTTKTKGHSYSSGPPDVSRLRRCRKRCSEGRGPTTPFSPPPPADVTCFPVEEASAPAALPASPSGRLEPGLSSPFSDLLGPLGAQADEAGCSTQPSPEREPERQPSPLEPRPVSPSAYMLRLPPPAGAYIQSEHSYQVGSALLWKRRAEAALDALDKAQRQLQACKRREQRLRLRLTKLQQERAREKRAQADARQTLKDHVQDFAMQLSSSMV from the exons ATGCCGCGTCACTGCTCCGCCGCCGGCTGCTGCACACGGGACACGCGCGAGACGCGCAACCGCGGCATCTCTTTCCACAG ACTTCCGAAGAAGGACAACCCGAGGCGAGGCTTGTGGTTGGCCAACTGCCAGAGGCTGGACCCCAGCGGCCAGGGCTTGTGGGACCCGGCATCCGAGTACATCTATTTCTGCTCCAAACACTTCGAGGAGAACTGCTTTGAGCTGGTGGGAATCAG TGGGTATCACAGGCTGAAGGAGGGAGCAGTTCCCACCATATTCGAGTCTTTTTCCAAGTTGCGTCGAACGACCAAGACCAAGGGGCACAGTTACTCCTCTGGTCCCCCGGATGTTAGCCGGCTCCGGCGATGCAGGAAACG CTGCTCGGAGGGCCGAGGGCCCACAACTCCATTTTCTCCGCCTCCCCCTGCTGACGTCACCTGCTTCCCGGTGGAAGAGGCCTCGGCCCCTGCGGCTTTGCCTGCCTCCCCCTCTGGGAGGCTGGAGCCTGGCCTCAGCAGCCCCTTCTCAGACCTACTAGGACCCCTGGGTGCCCAGGCAGACGAAGCAGGCTGCAGCACCCAGCCCTCACCCGAGCGGGAGCCAGAGCGGCAGCCATCCCCTCTAGAGCCACGACCCGTCTCCCCCTCGGCCTACATGCTGCGCCTCCCACCGCCCGCTGGAGCCTACATCCAGAGTGAGCACAGCTACCAGGTGGGCAGCGCCTTGCTCTGGAAGCGGCGGGCTGAGGCCGCACTGGATGCCCTGGACAAGGCCCAGCGccagctgcaggcctgcaagCGGCGGGAGCAGCGGCTGAGGCTGCGGCTGACCAAGCTGCAGCAGGAGCGGGCACGGGAGAAGCGGGCGCAGGCGGATGCCCGCCAGACTCTGAAGGACCATGTGCAGGACTTCGCCATGCAGCTGAGCAGCAGCATGGTTTGA